The Streptomyces sp. NBC_01255 genome window below encodes:
- a CDS encoding polyprenyl synthetase family protein has protein sequence MTVVGPFGLSVRDQALEADVQTGLAAVEAGLLDATKSDVPFITEAAQHLVLAGGKRFRPLLVMLSAQFGDPYAPGVVPSAVVVELTHLATLYHDDVMDEADVRRGVPSANTRWGNSIAVLTGDFLFARASHTLADLGPDAVRIQSEAFERLVTGQILETAGPTDGRDPVEHYLDVLGGKTGSLVAVSCRFGAMMSGADESVVDILTQYGERLGVAFQLADDVLDITSDSHESGKTPGIDLREGIPTLPVLHLRAAAAAHGRPEDVELVALVDSDLTDDDRHAEVLRRLRVHPALEQARRDTVRYAEEARAMLAPLPDGYAKAALQEMCDAVVHRAG, from the coding sequence GTGACCGTCGTCGGGCCGTTCGGTCTTAGCGTGCGGGACCAGGCTCTTGAGGCCGATGTCCAGACCGGGTTGGCGGCTGTGGAGGCGGGCCTCCTGGACGCCACCAAGAGCGATGTCCCCTTCATCACGGAGGCCGCGCAGCATCTCGTCCTGGCCGGCGGCAAGCGGTTCCGCCCCCTGCTCGTGATGCTCTCCGCCCAGTTCGGCGACCCCTACGCGCCGGGCGTCGTGCCCTCCGCCGTGGTCGTCGAGCTCACCCACCTGGCCACGCTCTACCACGACGACGTCATGGACGAGGCCGACGTCCGGCGCGGAGTACCGAGCGCCAACACGCGCTGGGGCAACTCGATCGCCGTCCTCACGGGTGACTTCCTCTTCGCCCGCGCCTCGCACACGCTCGCGGACCTCGGCCCCGATGCCGTACGGATCCAGTCCGAGGCGTTCGAACGGCTCGTGACCGGCCAGATCCTGGAGACCGCGGGACCGACCGACGGCCGCGACCCCGTCGAGCACTACCTCGACGTCCTCGGCGGCAAGACCGGCTCGCTCGTCGCCGTCTCCTGCCGCTTCGGCGCGATGATGTCCGGCGCCGACGAGAGCGTCGTCGACATCCTCACCCAGTACGGGGAGCGGCTCGGCGTCGCCTTCCAGCTCGCCGACGACGTCCTCGACATCACCTCCGACTCCCACGAGTCCGGCAAGACCCCCGGCATCGACCTCCGCGAGGGCATCCCGACACTGCCCGTCCTCCACCTGCGGGCCGCGGCGGCCGCCCACGGCCGCCCGGAGGACGTCGAGCTCGTCGCCCTCGTCGACAGCGACCTGACGGACGACGACCGGCACGCCGAGGTCCTGCGGCGGCTCCGCGTCCACCCGGCCCTGGAGCAGGCCCGGCGGGACACCGTGCGGTACGCGGAGGAGGCACGCGCCATGCTGGCGCCGCTGCCCGACGGGTACGCGAAGGCGGCGCTCCAGGAGATGTGCGACGCGGTGGTCCACCGCGCGGGCTGA
- a CDS encoding peptide MFS transporter encodes MSRTTIDTEPNGEQPPPEDDHAFLGHPRGLLTLSGLEVWERFSFLGMQAILVLYFAASVADGGLGMDSGTAASVSAAYGTLVYLVSVAGGWLADRILGSYRAVLWGGILIACGHYAMAVPTAAMTWVGLGLISAGTGLLKPNVATMVGKLYRTDDDRRDAGFALYYMAINIGAFAGPLITGWLADHKGYHWGFSAAAIGMTFGLIQYVAGRRHLAGRKHAAEFALAPDAMRRAVRAIVVGAVVTALVAVALALTGWLTMDRFVDVLTLISVIAPVVFFWVMFRSPRVTAEERGRLKPYIVLFLASVVFNFILFQAYSTMILLASTNARTTILGFDFPASWYASALGAFEVLLAPVVAAVWARMGHNQPHASNKIAFGVILGGLSFLLMVLPTSGHADDTYQMAAWWIVGSYLLLGLGDVLLETSGMSATSKLAPKAFSSQTMSLWFLSLALANGIQAQTVKLYDDVSKPVYFGVNGAVAVAVGLVVIALAPWLRRTMHPVH; translated from the coding sequence TTGTCCCGAACAACGATCGATACGGAACCGAACGGCGAGCAGCCGCCCCCGGAGGACGACCACGCGTTCCTCGGCCATCCCCGGGGACTGCTGACCCTCTCGGGCCTGGAGGTCTGGGAGCGGTTCTCGTTCCTCGGCATGCAGGCGATCCTCGTCCTCTACTTCGCCGCGAGCGTCGCCGACGGCGGCCTCGGCATGGACTCCGGCACCGCCGCCTCGGTCTCCGCCGCCTACGGCACGCTCGTCTACCTCGTCTCGGTGGCCGGCGGCTGGCTCGCCGACCGCATCCTCGGCTCGTACCGCGCCGTCCTCTGGGGCGGCATCCTCATCGCCTGCGGCCACTACGCGATGGCCGTGCCGACCGCCGCCATGACCTGGGTGGGCCTCGGCCTGATCAGCGCCGGCACCGGCCTCCTCAAGCCGAACGTGGCCACCATGGTCGGCAAGCTGTACCGCACGGACGACGACCGCCGCGACGCCGGTTTCGCCCTCTACTACATGGCGATCAACATCGGCGCCTTCGCCGGCCCGCTGATCACCGGCTGGCTCGCCGACCACAAGGGCTACCACTGGGGCTTCTCGGCCGCCGCGATCGGCATGACCTTCGGCCTGATCCAGTACGTGGCGGGCCGCCGTCACCTGGCCGGGCGCAAGCACGCCGCCGAGTTCGCGCTCGCCCCGGACGCCATGCGCCGGGCCGTCCGGGCGATCGTCGTCGGGGCGGTCGTGACGGCCCTCGTCGCCGTGGCGCTCGCCCTCACGGGCTGGCTCACCATGGACCGGTTCGTGGACGTGCTGACCCTGATCTCGGTCATCGCGCCCGTCGTCTTCTTCTGGGTGATGTTCAGGAGCCCCCGGGTCACGGCCGAGGAGCGCGGCCGCCTCAAGCCGTACATCGTGCTGTTCCTGGCGTCGGTGGTGTTCAACTTCATCCTCTTCCAGGCGTACTCGACGATGATCCTGCTCGCCTCCACCAACGCCCGCACGACCATCCTCGGCTTCGACTTCCCCGCCAGCTGGTACGCCTCCGCCCTCGGCGCCTTCGAGGTCCTCCTGGCCCCCGTCGTGGCCGCCGTCTGGGCCCGGATGGGCCACAACCAGCCGCACGCCTCCAACAAGATCGCCTTCGGCGTGATCCTCGGCGGTCTCTCCTTCCTCCTGATGGTCCTGCCGACCTCCGGGCACGCCGACGACACCTACCAGATGGCCGCCTGGTGGATCGTCGGCTCGTACCTGCTGCTCGGCCTCGGCGACGTCCTCCTGGAGACCTCCGGGATGTCCGCCACGAGCAAGCTCGCCCCGAAGGCCTTCAGCAGCCAGACCATGTCGCTGTGGTTCCTGTCGCTCGCGCTCGCCAACGGCATCCAGGCCCAGACCGTGAAGCTCTACGACGACGTGTCCAAGCCCGTGTACTTCGGCGTGAACGGCGCCGTCGCCGTCGCGGTCGGCCTCGTCGTGATCGCCCTGGCGCCCTGGCTGCGCCGCACCATGCACCCCGTCCACTGA
- a CDS encoding CocE/NonD family hydrolase translates to MTKPKIRTDFPYETRHEDVRIPLPDGTKLYARIWRPVTEEPVPALLEYLPYRLSDWTAPRDWQRHPWYAGHGYASVRVDVRGHGNSEGLPGDEYDAVELADGVAVVNWLAEQPWCSGKVGMFGISWGGFNSLQIAALAPEPLKAIVTVCSTDDRYDNDVHYMGGSVLGVDMHAWAATMLAFVCRPPDPRYVGEEWRERWLKRLEAVDPLIHTWLAHQTRDAYWRHGSVCEDYSAIGAAVLAVGGWHDPYRDTVLRLAQHLPQDRVRGIIGPWSHQYPDRGLPPGPAIGFLQETLRWWDHHLKGVENDVMAEPLLRTWISESHPPATVYEELPGRWVTDPAWPSPNVTPVTYAFQGAPLVVDSPQQTGIDAGRFFPFGNDADLPPDQRDEDAHSACFDFAVPEDGGPIEILGRPSVSLALRADAPTGQVVARLCDIAPDGSSTLVTRGALNFSARYGRDRAVEAQVGEWESFVFELNGIGHTFPPGHRVRLAVSSAYWPWIWPQPDAKGFTLDPAGSSLTLPVRRHTEDAVEWEEPEQSEPLGVAYPRTLEEPRPERVVVRDVAKGEWKLEVDPKYGGTRVYPDGLEFTEDAVETYTIEEGDPLSARTLSEWSIRLHRPEMAWDVTVDTRSEISCDADAFHTENEVVCKEDGEVVFHHTWEKSIPRTAG, encoded by the coding sequence ATGACGAAGCCGAAGATCCGTACCGACTTCCCGTACGAGACCCGCCACGAGGACGTCCGCATCCCCCTCCCGGACGGCACGAAGCTGTACGCCCGGATCTGGCGCCCGGTCACCGAGGAGCCCGTACCGGCCCTCCTGGAGTACCTGCCGTACCGCCTCAGCGACTGGACCGCGCCCCGCGACTGGCAGCGCCACCCCTGGTACGCGGGCCACGGCTACGCCTCCGTACGGGTCGACGTCCGCGGCCACGGCAACAGCGAGGGCCTCCCCGGCGACGAGTACGACGCCGTCGAGCTCGCCGACGGCGTGGCCGTCGTGAACTGGCTCGCCGAGCAGCCCTGGTGCTCGGGCAAGGTCGGCATGTTCGGCATCTCCTGGGGCGGCTTCAACTCGCTCCAGATCGCCGCCCTCGCCCCCGAACCCCTCAAGGCCATCGTCACCGTCTGCTCCACCGACGACCGGTACGACAACGACGTCCACTACATGGGCGGCTCGGTCCTCGGCGTCGACATGCACGCCTGGGCGGCCACCATGCTCGCCTTCGTCTGCCGGCCGCCCGACCCGCGGTACGTGGGCGAGGAGTGGCGCGAGCGGTGGCTGAAGCGTCTGGAGGCCGTGGACCCGCTCATCCACACCTGGCTCGCCCACCAGACCCGCGACGCGTACTGGCGGCACGGCAGCGTCTGCGAGGACTACTCCGCCATCGGGGCCGCCGTCCTCGCCGTGGGCGGCTGGCACGACCCGTACCGCGACACCGTGCTGCGGCTCGCCCAGCACCTCCCCCAGGACCGGGTGCGCGGCATCATCGGCCCCTGGTCCCACCAGTACCCGGACCGCGGCCTGCCGCCGGGACCCGCCATCGGCTTCCTCCAGGAGACCCTGCGCTGGTGGGACCACCACCTCAAGGGCGTCGAGAACGACGTGATGGCCGAGCCGCTGCTGCGCACCTGGATCAGCGAGTCGCACCCGCCGGCCACCGTGTACGAGGAGCTGCCGGGCCGCTGGGTCACCGACCCCGCCTGGCCCTCCCCGAACGTCACCCCCGTCACGTACGCCTTCCAGGGCGCCCCCCTCGTGGTCGACTCCCCGCAGCAGACCGGCATCGACGCCGGCCGGTTCTTCCCCTTCGGCAACGACGCCGACCTGCCGCCGGACCAGCGCGACGAGGACGCCCACTCCGCCTGCTTCGACTTCGCCGTCCCCGAGGACGGCGGCCCGATCGAGATCCTCGGCCGCCCGTCCGTCAGCCTCGCCCTGCGCGCGGACGCCCCCACCGGCCAGGTCGTCGCCCGGCTCTGCGACATCGCCCCCGACGGCTCCTCCACGCTCGTCACGCGCGGCGCGCTGAACTTCTCCGCCCGCTACGGCCGCGACCGGGCCGTGGAGGCGCAGGTCGGCGAGTGGGAGAGCTTCGTCTTCGAGCTGAACGGCATCGGGCACACCTTCCCGCCCGGCCACCGGGTGCGGCTCGCGGTCTCCTCCGCGTACTGGCCGTGGATCTGGCCGCAACCGGACGCGAAGGGCTTCACGCTCGACCCGGCGGGCTCCTCCCTCACCCTGCCGGTACGCCGCCACACGGAGGACGCCGTCGAGTGGGAGGAGCCGGAGCAGTCCGAGCCGCTGGGCGTCGCCTACCCGCGCACCCTGGAGGAGCCGCGCCCGGAGCGGGTCGTGGTGCGGGACGTGGCGAAGGGCGAGTGGAAGCTGGAGGTCGACCCGAAGTACGGGGGCACGCGGGTGTACCCGGACGGTCTGGAGTTCACCGAGGACGCGGTGGAGACGTACACGATCGAGGAGGGCGACCCGCTGTCCGCGCGGACGCTCTCGGAGTGGTCGATCCGGCTGCACCGGCCCGAGATGGCCTGGGACGTCACGGTCGACACGCGCTCGGAGATCTCCTGCGACGCGGACGCCTTCCACACCGAGAACGAGGTGGTGTGCAAGGAGGACGGCGAGGTCGTCTTCCACCACACGTGGGAGAAGAGCATCCCGCGCACGGCGGGCTGA
- a CDS encoding LPXTG cell wall anchor domain-containing protein codes for MKIRRILATAVAAAVTTPVVFLSAAPAFADTKPSPASTQKPATDDEDEKPSYEELEKAVADAEAKLDELETQRKAVVQDLRDGNVGEAVKTELAAATAAVEAAKTAKATADAALVTAEEALAKLKETGSTATPEEIATAEQAVTAAKTAVEAAAATKTAADLRLKNAETAFQNARVALAQKASLLAADIVVAEQDLADAEEALEAFEKGLGDCYEDDAVKVALSGPKSVTAGTSAIFSLRVSNTSDRTLDEVEALAYAAALPDGEAPFDEESGFYKEYISIEWSSADVLEWTPITKEFDAIEIGDLVKGGSADVKLRLTLDDETPAGPGVAFAVGAYENNDGSCGLGEEYATADFEIVAAKGDKPTPKPTSATTKPTPEPSPSTTTPTPAPTVTSTGNGNTTQQGGSSNTAVNNGALAATGANDTLPLGLAAAGAVALGAGAFVLARRRKAGANA; via the coding sequence GTGAAGATTCGTCGCATCCTCGCGACCGCCGTGGCCGCCGCCGTGACCACCCCGGTCGTCTTCCTCTCCGCCGCGCCGGCGTTCGCCGACACCAAGCCGTCGCCCGCGTCGACGCAGAAGCCCGCGACCGACGACGAGGACGAGAAGCCCTCGTACGAGGAGCTGGAGAAGGCCGTCGCCGACGCGGAGGCCAAGCTCGACGAGCTGGAGACCCAGCGCAAGGCCGTCGTGCAGGACCTCAGGGACGGCAATGTCGGCGAGGCCGTGAAGACCGAGCTCGCCGCGGCCACGGCCGCCGTCGAGGCCGCCAAGACCGCGAAGGCCACCGCCGACGCGGCGCTCGTCACCGCCGAGGAGGCCCTGGCGAAGCTGAAGGAGACCGGCAGCACCGCCACCCCGGAGGAGATCGCGACGGCCGAGCAGGCCGTCACCGCCGCGAAGACCGCCGTCGAGGCCGCAGCCGCCACCAAGACCGCGGCCGACCTCCGCCTGAAGAACGCGGAGACCGCCTTCCAGAACGCGCGGGTCGCCCTCGCCCAGAAGGCCAGCCTGCTCGCCGCCGACATCGTGGTGGCCGAGCAGGACCTCGCCGACGCGGAAGAGGCCCTGGAAGCCTTCGAGAAGGGCCTCGGCGACTGCTACGAGGACGACGCCGTCAAGGTCGCCCTCAGCGGCCCGAAGTCGGTCACCGCCGGCACCAGCGCGATCTTCTCGCTGCGCGTCAGCAACACCTCCGACCGGACCCTCGACGAGGTCGAGGCCCTCGCCTACGCGGCGGCCCTGCCCGACGGCGAGGCGCCCTTCGACGAGGAGTCCGGGTTCTACAAGGAGTACATCTCCATCGAGTGGTCCTCGGCCGACGTCCTGGAGTGGACGCCGATCACCAAGGAGTTCGACGCCATCGAGATCGGCGACCTCGTCAAGGGCGGCTCCGCCGACGTGAAGCTGCGCCTCACCCTCGACGACGAGACCCCGGCCGGCCCCGGTGTCGCCTTCGCCGTCGGCGCGTACGAGAACAACGACGGCAGCTGCGGTCTCGGCGAGGAGTACGCGACCGCCGACTTCGAGATCGTCGCGGCCAAGGGCGACAAGCCGACCCCGAAGCCCACCTCGGCGACGACCAAGCCCACCCCGGAGCCGTCCCCGTCGACGACGACGCCCACCCCGGCGCCGACCGTCACCTCCACGGGCAACGGCAACACCACCCAGCAGGGCGGCTCGTCGAACACCGCGGTGAACAACGGCGCCCTCGCCGCCACCGGTGCGAACGACACCCTGCCGCTCGGCCTCGCCGCCGCCGGGGCCGTCGCCCTGGGCGCCGGCGCGTTCGTCCTCGCCCGCCGCCGCAAGGCCGGCGCGAACGCGTAA
- the fahA gene encoding fumarylacetoacetase, protein MSEHSPLDLAEGDPFGPHNLPYGVFSTADEPGRRRLGVRIGGHVLDAGAAAHALGSPYAALLAQPSLNPLLAAGRTAWRDVRRALTAWVTVPAHRADIEPLLYPLDGVTLHLPYEVADYVDFYASEHHATNVGRIFRPDGDALTPNWKHLPIGYHGRAGTVVVSGTDVVRPSGQRKAPTDAAPVFGPSVKLDIEAEVGFLVGTPSELGRPVALGDFQEHVFGLSLLNDWSARDIQAWEYVPLGPFLGKSFQTSVAAWVTPLEALDAARTAPPARDFPLLPYLDDAAAEEPGGFDVRITVEINGEAVAEPPFSTMYWTAAQQLAHMTVNGASLRTGDLYGSGTVSGPEVGQRGSLLELTWNGRDALELAGGKRTFLEDGDEVVLTAWAPGPDGTRVGLGEVRGRIAPSA, encoded by the coding sequence ATGTCCGAGCACAGCCCGCTCGACCTGGCCGAGGGCGATCCCTTCGGCCCGCACAACCTCCCGTACGGCGTCTTCTCGACCGCCGACGAGCCCGGGCGGCGCCGGCTCGGCGTCCGGATCGGCGGGCACGTGCTGGACGCGGGCGCCGCGGCGCACGCGCTCGGCTCGCCCTATGCGGCGCTGCTCGCCCAGCCGAGCCTGAACCCGCTGCTCGCGGCCGGGCGGACCGCCTGGCGCGACGTCCGCCGGGCGCTCACGGCCTGGGTGACGGTGCCGGCGCACCGGGCGGACATCGAGCCGCTGCTGTACCCGCTGGACGGGGTGACGCTGCACCTGCCGTACGAGGTCGCGGACTACGTCGACTTCTACGCGAGCGAGCACCACGCGACGAACGTGGGCCGGATCTTCCGCCCGGACGGCGACGCCCTCACCCCCAACTGGAAGCATCTGCCGATCGGTTACCACGGTCGCGCGGGCACGGTCGTGGTCTCCGGCACCGATGTCGTACGCCCCTCCGGGCAGCGCAAGGCGCCGACGGACGCGGCCCCGGTCTTCGGGCCGTCCGTGAAGCTGGACATCGAGGCGGAGGTCGGCTTCCTCGTCGGCACCCCGTCGGAGCTGGGCCGGCCGGTCGCGCTCGGCGACTTCCAGGAGCACGTCTTCGGCCTGTCGCTGCTCAACGACTGGTCGGCGCGGGACATCCAGGCCTGGGAGTACGTGCCGCTCGGCCCGTTCCTCGGCAAGTCGTTCCAGACGTCGGTCGCGGCGTGGGTGACGCCCCTGGAGGCGCTGGACGCCGCCCGGACGGCCCCGCCGGCGCGGGACTTCCCGCTGCTTCCGTACCTGGACGACGCGGCCGCGGAGGAGCCGGGCGGCTTCGACGTGCGGATCACGGTGGAGATCAACGGCGAGGCCGTGGCCGAGCCGCCGTTCTCCACCATGTACTGGACGGCGGCCCAGCAGCTCGCCCACATGACGGTGAACGGCGCCTCGCTGCGCACGGGTGACCTGTACGGCTCCGGGACGGTCTCCGGGCCCGAGGTGGGCCAGCGCGGCTCGCTGCTCGAACTCACCTGGAACGGCCGGGACGCGCTCGAACTGGCCGGTGGCAAGCGGACGTTCCTGGAGGACGGCGACGAGGTCGTGCTCACGGCCTGGGCGCCGGGCCCGGACGGTACGCGGGTGGGTCTCGGCGAGGTCCGGGGCCGGATCGCTCCTTCCGCCTGA
- a CDS encoding dioxygenase family protein, translating to MDHETSTGHVTRKAVLRAALAAGMAAPAVLMGVPALARTLTAGEAAPALTPECDDGDDPTVPQTEGPYFKPNSPLRTSLLESGTVGVRLTVSGYVFGLACRPIPGVLLDFWQADTNGAYDNSGFRFRGHQFTDAQGAFKLTTIVPGLYPGRTRHLHVKLQAPGRPVLTTQLYFPNEPRNNTDSIFDPRLLMTVRDAGGAREAAFDFVLNVPQDPGPSPTATPTATPTATPTGSPGGTWAAGTAYRAGDSVTYGGLGYACLQAHTAQAGWEPPNVPALWRVR from the coding sequence ATGGACCACGAAACCAGTACCGGGCACGTCACCCGCAAGGCGGTGCTGCGCGCCGCGCTCGCCGCCGGCATGGCGGCGCCCGCGGTGCTCATGGGCGTCCCGGCGCTCGCCCGAACCCTCACCGCCGGCGAGGCGGCGCCCGCGCTCACCCCGGAGTGCGACGACGGCGACGACCCGACCGTGCCGCAGACCGAGGGCCCGTACTTCAAGCCGAACTCGCCGCTGCGGACGAGCCTGTTGGAGTCCGGCACGGTCGGTGTCCGGCTGACCGTCAGCGGCTACGTCTTCGGACTCGCCTGCCGGCCGATACCGGGCGTCCTGCTCGACTTCTGGCAGGCCGACACCAACGGTGCCTACGACAACTCGGGATTCCGCTTCCGCGGCCACCAGTTCACCGACGCACAGGGCGCCTTCAAGCTCACCACGATCGTGCCCGGCCTCTACCCCGGCCGCACCCGGCACCTCCACGTCAAGCTCCAGGCCCCCGGCCGGCCCGTGCTCACCACGCAGCTGTACTTCCCGAACGAACCCCGCAACAACACCGACAGCATCTTCGACCCGCGGCTGCTCATGACCGTCCGGGACGCGGGCGGAGCCCGGGAGGCCGCCTTCGACTTCGTCCTGAACGTGCCGCAGGACCCCGGACCGAGCCCGACGGCGACTCCGACGGCGACTCCGACGGCGACTCCGACGGGGTCTCCCGGCGGGACCTGGGCCGCCGGGACCGCCTACCGGGCCGGGGACTCCGTCACGTACGGCGGCCTGGGCTACGCGTGCCTCCAGGCACACACGGCCCAGGCCGGCTGGGAGCCGCCGAACGTCCCCGCGCTGTGGCGGGTGCGCTGA
- a CDS encoding helix-turn-helix domain-containing protein: MRGSTVLPGTPCAAPRAGDPPVHRLELRLPDDVPFATGSFDAVGPLSRAAFPHRHTFYEIVHVTAGTGAHVVDLARWELRPPHLAVIVPGQVHHWEDAHGLDGTVVLFTEDFLLDHPGDRDLLRRLGERPWLTLDGPTHARTTGLMAELAGEYGHGAAGFATVLRSLLRVLLVRTARLPGPETTCTAEAPAGRFGTVAGEFARLITPAGADHRSVRECAERIGVTPGYLTEAVRAATGRTPGALLREARTREAQRLLVGTGLTIRQVAARVGFDDPAYSCRFFRRETGHSPGDFRKHHDRRVPSLEVDGPRP; this comes from the coding sequence ATGCGCGGCTCGACCGTCTTACCAGGGACTCCCTGCGCCGCTCCCCGGGCGGGCGACCCGCCCGTCCACCGCCTGGAGCTGCGCCTCCCCGACGACGTGCCCTTCGCCACCGGAAGCTTCGACGCCGTCGGCCCCCTGTCGAGGGCCGCCTTCCCGCACCGCCACACCTTCTACGAGATCGTCCACGTGACGGCGGGGACCGGCGCCCACGTCGTCGACCTGGCCCGCTGGGAGCTCCGCCCGCCCCACCTGGCCGTGATCGTGCCCGGCCAGGTCCACCACTGGGAGGACGCGCACGGCCTGGACGGCACCGTCGTCCTCTTCACCGAGGACTTCCTCCTCGACCACCCCGGCGACCGGGACCTGCTGCGCCGCCTCGGCGAGCGCCCCTGGCTCACCCTCGACGGGCCCACCCACGCCCGTACCACCGGGCTGATGGCCGAACTCGCCGGGGAGTACGGGCACGGCGCCGCCGGCTTCGCCACGGTCCTGCGGTCCCTGCTGCGCGTCCTCCTCGTCCGGACGGCGCGTCTCCCGGGGCCCGAGACCACGTGTACGGCCGAAGCACCGGCCGGCCGATTCGGTACCGTCGCCGGGGAGTTCGCCCGCCTGATCACCCCCGCCGGGGCGGACCACCGGTCCGTACGGGAGTGCGCCGAGCGGATCGGGGTCACCCCCGGCTACCTCACCGAGGCCGTACGGGCCGCCACCGGCCGCACCCCCGGCGCCCTGCTCCGCGAGGCCCGCACCCGCGAGGCACAACGACTCCTCGTCGGCACCGGATTGACGATCCGCCAGGTCGCGGCCCGGGTCGGCTTCGACGATCCCGCGTACTCCTGCCGCTTCTTCCGCCGCGAGACCGGCCACAGCCCCGGGGACTTCCGAAAACACCACGACCGCCGTGTTCCGTCCCTCGAAGTCGACGGCCCGCGCCCCTAG
- the nuoN gene encoding NADH-quinone oxidoreductase subunit NuoN, with protein sequence MSATAVHSLWTTAAVEPLSKIPAPHIEYTQLSPVLIVIGAAIISVLVEAFVPRKGRYVAQVFLSVLALVAAFAAVVGLAAGGYGTTKAQIAAMGAIAVDGPALFLQGTILLASIVAVFTFAERRLDPADHGHKVDSFAAEAAAVPGSEQERAAVKAGFTTTEVFPLALFAIAGMLVFPAANDLLTLFVALEVFSLPLYLLCAVARRKRLMSQEAAVKYFLLGAFSSAFLLFGIALLYGYAGSVSYATIARVVDGAVVSVDPALADTMGNDVLLLIGFAMVLTGLLFKVGAVPFHMWTPDVYQGAPTPVTGFMAAATKVAAFGALLRLLYVVLPGLTWDWRPVMWGVAIVTMLGGAIVAITQTDIKRLLAYSSIAHAGFLLAGVIAATPEGISSVLFYLGAYSFVTIGAFAVVTLVRDAGGEATHLSKWAGLGRRSPLVAAVFAVFLLAFAGIPLTSGFSGKFAVFKAAAEGGAGALVVVGVLSSAIAAFFYIRVIVLMFFSEPKADGPTVAVPSALTTLAITAGVVVTLVLGLAPQYFLDLANQASVFVR encoded by the coding sequence GTGAGTGCAACGGCTGTCCACAGCCTGTGGACGACGGCGGCGGTCGAGCCGCTGAGCAAGATCCCGGCCCCCCACATCGAGTACACGCAGCTCTCGCCCGTACTCATCGTGATCGGCGCCGCGATCATCAGCGTCCTCGTCGAGGCCTTCGTGCCCCGCAAGGGCCGCTACGTCGCCCAGGTGTTCCTCTCGGTCCTGGCCCTCGTCGCCGCCTTCGCCGCGGTCGTCGGCCTGGCGGCCGGCGGCTACGGCACCACCAAGGCCCAGATCGCGGCCATGGGCGCCATCGCCGTCGACGGACCCGCCCTGTTCCTCCAGGGCACCATTCTCCTCGCCTCGATCGTCGCGGTCTTCACCTTCGCCGAGCGCAGGCTCGACCCGGCCGACCACGGCCACAAGGTCGACTCCTTCGCCGCTGAGGCCGCCGCCGTCCCCGGCAGCGAGCAGGAGAGGGCGGCCGTCAAGGCCGGCTTCACCACCACCGAGGTCTTCCCGCTCGCCCTCTTCGCGATCGCCGGCATGCTCGTCTTCCCGGCGGCCAACGACCTCCTGACGCTCTTCGTCGCCCTGGAGGTCTTCTCCCTCCCGCTGTACCTGCTCTGCGCCGTCGCCCGCCGCAAGCGGCTGATGTCGCAGGAGGCGGCCGTCAAGTACTTCCTGCTCGGCGCCTTCTCCTCGGCGTTCCTGCTCTTCGGGATCGCCCTGCTCTACGGCTACGCGGGCTCCGTCTCGTACGCGACGATCGCCCGGGTCGTCGACGGCGCCGTCGTCTCCGTCGACCCGGCGCTCGCCGACACCATGGGCAACGACGTCCTGCTGCTCATCGGCTTCGCCATGGTCCTCACGGGGCTCCTCTTCAAGGTCGGCGCCGTGCCGTTCCACATGTGGACCCCGGACGTCTACCAGGGCGCCCCGACCCCGGTCACCGGCTTCATGGCCGCCGCGACCAAGGTCGCCGCGTTCGGCGCGCTGCTCCGCCTGCTGTACGTGGTGCTGCCGGGCCTCACCTGGGACTGGCGGCCGGTCATGTGGGGCGTCGCGATCGTCACCATGCTGGGCGGCGCGATCGTCGCCATCACCCAGACCGACATCAAGCGGCTCCTGGCGTACTCGTCCATCGCGCACGCCGGGTTCCTGCTGGCCGGTGTCATCGCCGCCACCCCCGAGGGCATCTCGTCCGTCCTCTTCTACCTGGGGGCGTACTCCTTCGTGACGATCGGCGCGTTCGCCGTCGTCACCCTGGTCCGGGACGCGGGCGGCGAGGCCACCCACCTCTCCAAGTGGGCCGGTCTCGGGCGCCGTTCACCGCTCGTCGCGGCGGTCTTCGCGGTCTTCCTGCTCGCCTTCGCGGGCATCCCGCTGACCTCCGGATTCTCCGGAAAGTTCGCGGTGTTCAAGGCGGCGGCGGAGGGCGGCGCGGGCGCGCTCGTCGTGGTCGGCGTGCTCTCCTCGGCGATCGCCGCGTTCTTCTACATCCGGGTGATCGTGCTGATGTTCTTCAGCGAGCCGAAGGCGGACGGCCCCACGGTCGCCGTGCCCTCGGCCCTGACGACGCTCGCCATCACGGCGGGCGTCGTGGTCACGCTGGTGCTCGGCCTCGCGCCGCAGTACTTCCTGGACCTGGCGAACCAGGCGAGCGTCTTCGTCCGGTAG